A genome region from Rubidibacter lacunae KORDI 51-2 includes the following:
- the dnaK gene encoding molecular chaperone DnaK, which yields MSKVIGIDLGTTNSCVAVLEGGQPSVIQSSEGGRTTPSIVGFGRGGERLVGQLAKRQTVTNAANTIYSIKRFIGRRWDDTVDERSRVPYGCVKGRDGTVDVDIRGRTLTPQEISAMILQKLRADAEQFLGEPVAQAVITVPAYFTDAQRQATKDAGTIAGLEVLRIVNEPTAAALAYGLDKQDRDQTVLVFDLGGGTFDVSILQLGDGVFEVKATAGNNHLGGDDFDDAIVRWMLEDFKQQEGVDLSDDKMALQRLREAAERAKIELSTRITTSINLPFITAFIKSAGDGGPKHLKMDLTRSKFEELTSELIAATIAPVNQALNDCDLHPEQVDRIILVGGSTRIPAVSGAIRKFFGNKEPDRSVNPDEAVALGAAIQAGVLGNEVENLLLLDVTPLSMGIETLGEVFTKIIERNTTIPTSKSQVFSTATDGQTTVEIHALQGDRPLAKDNKSLGKFLLAGIPAAPRGVPQIEVSFEIDVNGILQVSAQDRGTGREQSIRISGTGGLNQAEIDRMREEAETFAEEDRRRMVLIDLRSQADSLFYSHDSTLRENSEMIRPHLRERADEQRAELQEMVALDIPQQSVAQFSAALEAYRQAVLALGVDLYSQAGADIDREFETMDNRPTEKPRTASSKVSTGVKSRDADRSSQELDEVFGTLDDTVDEGLLADTFSTQPSQQPLGTLDEGKLTTDYEAIE from the coding sequence ATGAGCAAGGTCATCGGTATCGACTTAGGGACTACAAATAGCTGCGTTGCTGTTTTGGAGGGAGGCCAGCCCTCCGTCATCCAAAGCAGTGAAGGCGGGCGAACAACCCCCAGCATTGTCGGTTTTGGCAGGGGCGGCGAACGGTTGGTCGGACAGTTAGCAAAACGACAAACTGTCACGAACGCTGCTAACACGATCTACAGCATCAAACGCTTCATCGGTCGCCGCTGGGACGATACTGTGGACGAGCGATCGCGCGTGCCCTACGGCTGCGTGAAGGGGCGCGACGGGACGGTCGATGTCGATATCCGTGGGCGGACGCTGACTCCGCAGGAGATATCGGCAATGATCTTGCAGAAATTGAGGGCAGATGCCGAGCAGTTCCTCGGCGAGCCGGTCGCGCAAGCAGTTATTACCGTTCCGGCTTACTTTACCGATGCCCAGCGACAAGCTACCAAAGATGCTGGGACGATCGCCGGGTTAGAGGTGCTGCGGATCGTCAACGAACCCACGGCCGCAGCACTGGCCTACGGTTTGGACAAGCAAGACCGCGATCAGACGGTGCTAGTCTTCGACCTCGGCGGCGGGACCTTCGACGTATCTATTTTGCAGCTCGGTGACGGTGTATTTGAGGTTAAAGCCACTGCCGGGAACAATCATCTAGGCGGTGACGATTTCGACGACGCGATCGTACGCTGGATGCTAGAGGATTTCAAGCAGCAGGAGGGGGTCGATCTCAGCGACGACAAAATGGCCTTACAACGCCTGCGCGAGGCAGCTGAGCGCGCCAAGATCGAACTATCGACGCGAATCACTACTTCGATTAACTTGCCCTTCATTACAGCATTTATTAAATCTGCTGGCGACGGCGGCCCCAAGCATCTCAAAATGGACCTGACGCGGTCCAAGTTTGAAGAGCTAACGTCCGAATTGATTGCCGCTACGATCGCGCCAGTCAATCAGGCACTAAATGATTGCGACCTGCACCCCGAGCAGGTAGATCGGATTATTTTGGTTGGCGGTTCGACGCGCATTCCGGCCGTGAGCGGGGCAATTCGGAAGTTTTTTGGCAATAAAGAACCCGACCGCTCGGTAAACCCCGATGAGGCCGTGGCTCTTGGTGCGGCAATTCAGGCCGGTGTATTGGGTAATGAGGTAGAGAATTTGTTGCTGCTGGACGTGACCCCACTGTCGATGGGGATCGAGACCCTCGGCGAGGTGTTCACCAAAATCATCGAGCGCAATACTACAATCCCTACGAGCAAGTCACAGGTTTTTTCAACCGCAACGGACGGGCAAACCACCGTGGAGATCCACGCCTTGCAAGGCGATCGCCCGCTTGCGAAGGACAACAAAAGTTTGGGGAAGTTTTTGCTGGCAGGAATTCCTGCCGCACCGCGCGGGGTACCTCAGATCGAAGTGAGCTTCGAGATCGATGTCAATGGCATTCTTCAGGTTTCCGCTCAAGATCGCGGAACGGGTCGGGAGCAGAGCATCCGCATTTCCGGGACGGGCGGGTTAAATCAAGCTGAAATCGATCGCATGCGCGAAGAAGCAGAAACCTTTGCGGAGGAAGATCGCCGCCGGATGGTCCTTATCGACCTTCGCAGTCAGGCCGACAGTCTTTTCTACAGCCATGACTCGACGCTGAGGGAAAACAGCGAGATGATCCGACCGCATTTGCGCGAGCGGGCCGACGAGCAGCGAGCCGAGTTGCAGGAAATGGTGGCCCTCGACATTCCGCAACAAAGCGTGGCCCAGTTCTCGGCCGCGCTTGAGGCGTATCGCCAGGCGGTGTTAGCCTTGGGCGTCGATCTATACAGTCAGGCTGGTGCGGATATAGATCGCGAATTCGAGACGATGGACAATCGCCCGACAGAAAAGCCGCGGACGGCCAGCAGCAAAGTCTCAACGGGCGTTAAGTCCAGAGATGCCGACCGCTCCAGCCAAGAACTCGACGAAGTCTTCGGCACGCTCGACGACACGGTTGATGAGGGACTGCTCGCGGACACCTTCAGCACTCAACCCTCCCAACAGCCACTCGGTACTCTCGACGAGGGGAAGCTAACGACCGACTACGAGGCTATCGAATAG
- the dnaJ gene encoding molecular chaperone DnaJ, producing the protein MAADYYEMLGVARDASKDEIKRAFRELARRYHPDVNKDSGAEERFKEINRAYEVLSEPEMRARYDRFGEAGVSGAAGASGFQDMGDVGGFADLFETIFSGFGGMGTAAGGGSSTRRRSSQVRGDDLRLDLRLEFREAVFGGEKEIRIPHMENCETCKGSGAKPGTSASTCSTCNGTGQVRRATRTPFGSFAQVATCPNCNGEGRVIEEKCETCNGVGRRQVRKKLKVTIPAGVDNGTRLRVAGEGDAGLRGGPSGDLYVFLNIAEDAEFERDGTDIHSELRVSYLQAILGCHNEVKTVDGPEELAIPPGTQPGTVLRLEGKGVPKLGNSVSRGDHLITVQVEIPTRLEREEREALEKLAYQKGENVGKGREGGLFGGIFRGH; encoded by the coding sequence ATGGCTGCTGACTATTACGAAATGCTCGGCGTCGCGCGCGACGCCAGTAAAGACGAGATCAAGCGGGCGTTTCGCGAGTTAGCGCGGCGCTATCATCCCGATGTAAACAAGGATTCTGGCGCGGAGGAGCGCTTCAAGGAAATCAATCGTGCCTATGAAGTCCTGTCCGAGCCAGAGATGCGAGCGCGCTACGATCGCTTCGGCGAAGCCGGAGTGTCCGGGGCAGCTGGTGCGAGCGGCTTCCAGGATATGGGCGACGTGGGCGGGTTTGCCGACTTGTTCGAGACCATTTTCAGTGGCTTCGGCGGGATGGGAACCGCGGCGGGTGGAGGCAGCTCGACGCGACGGCGGTCGAGTCAAGTCCGCGGCGACGACTTGCGTCTAGACTTGCGCTTGGAATTCCGCGAAGCGGTCTTTGGCGGCGAGAAGGAAATTCGCATTCCGCACATGGAAAACTGCGAGACCTGCAAGGGATCCGGCGCCAAACCGGGGACCAGCGCCTCTACTTGTTCGACCTGTAACGGGACCGGCCAAGTGCGGCGCGCGACCCGAACGCCCTTCGGGAGCTTTGCTCAGGTAGCGACGTGCCCGAACTGCAACGGAGAAGGGCGCGTCATTGAGGAAAAATGCGAGACTTGCAATGGGGTCGGTCGCCGTCAGGTGCGCAAGAAATTGAAAGTGACCATTCCGGCGGGTGTCGATAATGGCACCCGCTTGCGCGTCGCTGGTGAAGGCGATGCCGGGCTGCGCGGCGGTCCGTCCGGCGACCTGTATGTGTTTCTCAACATTGCCGAGGACGCCGAGTTCGAGCGCGACGGCACCGATATCCATTCCGAACTGCGCGTTAGCTACCTACAAGCAATTCTGGGCTGCCACAACGAGGTCAAAACAGTCGATGGACCGGAGGAGCTGGCGATTCCTCCGGGAACGCAGCCGGGAACGGTATTGCGATTGGAAGGCAAGGGTGTTCCCAAACTTGGCAACAGCGTCAGTCGCGGCGACCATCTAATCACCGTGCAGGTCGAAATACCAACGCGGCTCGAGCGCGAAGAGCGCGAAGCTCTGGAAAAACTCGCTTACCAGAAAGGCGAAAATGTTGGTAAGGGACGCGAAGGCGGGTTATTCGGCGGTATTTTTCGCG